GATCGCCACTCAGCTCCGGCTCGCCGGCTACCAGCCCGACAGCGGCATCCCCGTGGTGCTGCTCAGCTACAGCGGCGGCGCGCAGGTCGCCACCGGCGCAGTCGACGAACTGCACACCCAGCTGCGCTCCCCGCTCCTGCTGATCACACTCGGCGGCTTCCACAACGGCGCCAACGACCTCACCCACGCCGAGCACGTGCATCGACTCACCAGCGCGAGCGACCGGATCGAGCGGGTCGGCACCTGGATCTTCCCTCAGCGTTGGCGCCTGTTCCGCCGCAGCGGATGGAACCGCGCCGCCCGCGCCGGGAAGATCACCGTGCATCGGCTCGACCCGGCCACTCACCTCGGGCCGCGCAGCTACATCAGCCCGGAGGGCCGGCTGCCCGATGGCCGCAGCTACCTCGACCACACCACCGACACCGTGATCTCGATCATCCGGGCCCGCCACGGTGCGACCACGGCGACGGACAGCCAGTCGACGTGAGAGCCGCGCAGGGACAAGCGTGCGTGGAACGACGTCGCCCCATACGGGGCACCCGTTCCGGGCCGCCCGCTGTGAGCGGCCCGGAACCAAAAGCGGCAGGTCAGGCGGTGGCTTCCGCTTGGACGGCGGCAGCGCTGTCGACGTCGAGTCCCGCGACCAGGCCGCGCAGTACGGGCCCGTACTCCGGGTGGGCGAGGCCGAACGCCATCTGGGCGACCAGGTAGTCGGCCGGGTTGCCGGTGTCGTACCAGCGGCCCTTGATGACCTGCCCGTACACCGCGCGGGTGGCGGCGTAGGCGTTGATGGCGTCGGTCAGGTAGACCTCGCCGGTCCTGTGCTCGTACCAGCGACGGGTCTGCTCGCGCAGTTCGTCGATGATGCCGGGGGTGACGACATAGCCGCCGATCGCCGCGTACGACGACGGGGCGGCGGCCGGCTCGGGCTTCTCGACCAGTCCGGTGATGCGCAGTTGGCCGTCGCCGAGGTCTTCCTTGACGATGGGCACGCCGTAGCGCTGGGATTCGGTGGGGTCCATCGGCAGGAGCGCCAGCACCGGGCAGCCGGTCTGCTCGTACGCGCGGATCAGCTGCTGGGCGCGGGGGACCTCGGCCACGAAGACGTCGTCGGGCCACAGCACCAGCACCGGCTCATCTCCGAAGGCACGGGCGGCGTTCAGCACCGGGGTGCCGTTGCCGTACGGGCCGTACTGGTCCAGGTAGGTGATGTGGCCCCGGCGGGCCAGCTCCGCGACCTCCTCCACCGCGTCCGCGTAAGCCGTCTTGCCGTCGGCGCGGAGTTGTT
This genomic window from Streptomyces sp. DG2A-72 contains:
- a CDS encoding UTP--glucose-1-phosphate uridylyltransferase, with the protein product MSPTIRRAVIPAAGLGSRLLPLTKATPKEMLPVGDKPVIEHTVRELVDSGITDITIVVSGGKSLIQDHFRPNPALVEQLRADGKTAYADAVEEVAELARRGHITYLDQYGPYGNGTPVLNAARAFGDEPVLVLWPDDVFVAEVPRAQQLIRAYEQTGCPVLALLPMDPTESQRYGVPIVKEDLGDGQLRITGLVEKPEPAAAPSSYAAIGGYVVTPGIIDELREQTRRWYEHRTGEVYLTDAINAYAATRAVYGQVIKGRWYDTGNPADYLVAQMAFGLAHPEYGPVLRGLVAGLDVDSAAAVQAEATA